A portion of the Oxynema aestuarii AP17 genome contains these proteins:
- a CDS encoding transposase: MDRINLSESLEKIRWNGKPTCPYCGSDNSTPLKNENRYHCNQCFTSYSVTVGTLFHKTHIELSKWFRAINLVLNSPTNISVRQLAREIEVNKNTASSMIARIRKAAIEEREFLYSLLEIDLQMIGAQYEEQQ, encoded by the coding sequence ATGGATCGTATCAATCTGAGTGAGTCTCTCGAAAAAATTCGATGGAACGGCAAACCCACCTGTCCCTATTGTGGGTCGGATAACTCGACTCCCTTAAAAAATGAAAACCGCTATCATTGCAATCAGTGTTTTACCTCCTACAGCGTAACTGTTGGTACGTTATTTCATAAAACACATATTGAATTATCTAAATGGTTTCGAGCCATCAATCTTGTCCTTAACTCGCCCACAAACATTAGCGTGCGGCAGCTTGCACGAGAAATAGAAGTGAATAAAAACACGGCATCGTCGATGATAGCGCGCATTCGCAAAGCGGCGATCGAAGAGCGAGAATTCCTTTACTCTCTCCTCGAAATTGACCTTCAAATGATTGGCGCGCAATACGAAGAACAACAGTAA